ATATTCCTTATATGGCTTGGTTTAAAAATAAAGATAGTGAGTACATGATTGTTAATAACGAGTTTAAAGAACATTGTGGAAAAGACTTTGAAACAATAAGAGGAAAAGGGGATCAGTTCGTATGGGATGGCATGATTGGGGAAAATTGTCGTCAATATGACTTAAAGGTTATGACAGAGAGAAAGCAACTAGTTTTCGATGAAATAATTCCAGGTAAAAAAGGTTATAAACAATTTAATATCTACAAAGTTCCTGTTGTAGATAGAAAAAATAATATTTTAGGAACAATGGGGATTGCAAAAGATATAACAGATTTAAAAAATAAAGATGTAAAATTTGATATTCTATTGGAAAATATGCCTTTTGCTGTATTTACCAAAAATAGAAACGGAGATATTATACAAAACAATTCAACATTTTATAAGTTAACTGATGTTAATAGATTTTCTTATATTTCATTAAAAGAAGAGGATTTTTTAGGCAAAGAGCATAAAGAAAGTATTGAAATTGAAGATAAAGATGTCATTCACAATAAAAGTAATATATCTTTAGTGAGAACATTAAAAACAAAAAATGGAGAAAAAATAGTTGAAGTTTTCAAATCACCAATTATTGATATATCTGGTGAGGTTATAGGTATTGTTTGTACAATGAGAGATGTTACAGAGATGAAGAGTCAGGAAGCTAAAATAAAAAGAATGGCTTATACAGACTCATTAACTGGACTAGCTAATCGAAGAGGGCTATACAACTATGTAGAAAGTCAATTAGTTAGAAAGTATTCTGATGTAACAATTATGTTTATGGATTTAGATAACTTTAAATCTTTAAACGATAGTTTTGGTCATCAGCATGGTGATAAAATCCTAATTGAATTTGGAGAGGATTTACAGACGATTTGTAGAGATGGATTCGTTTCTAGAATTGGTGGAGATGAGTTTGTAATTGTTTGGGAAGGAAAACTGAATAAGGAATTAGCCACAGATATGGCAGAAAAAATCCTTAATCTTTTAAGTGGTAAAAAACGGAAATTTAATAAATTATCTGCAAGTATTGGAATTGTTACTGGTAATACTGGTGAAGAAACAATAGATAATTTTTTAACTAAAGGGGATTTAGCACTATATAAAGCCAAAGATCAAGGAAAAAATCAATATGTTTTTTATAATCGTGATTTAGATAAAAAAAGATGTTTAAATGAGGAGATAGAACAAGATTTAAGAAACGCTTTAGATAAAGATGAACTTGAACTTCACTATCAACCTCAATACACATGCAGTAAAGAACTTGTGGGATTAGAAGCACTCCTTAGATGGAATAATGATAAATATAGAAAAGTACCTATAGTAGACATAATAAATATTATGGAAAAATCTACTTTAATAGATGAAATTGGAAAGTTTATAATAAAAAGTGCTTTCTCTTTTGCTAAAAAAATAAATGAAAATAGAGAAAAAAAAGTAATAGTTTCTGTTAATATCTCAGCAGTTCAAATAATGAAGCATAATTTTGTTAGAACTATTAAAAAAATCATAACTGAAACAGAAGTTAATCCTAGTTATGTTGGGATAGAAATCACAGAAACTGTATTATTACAAAATATCGGAGAAAATATTCTTAAAATAAAAGAACTTAAAGATATTGGAATTAAAATATCTTTAGATGATTTTGGAACTGGATACTCTTCATTTAGTTATCTTGTAAAGATACCTCTTTCTAATATTAAAATTGATAAAAGTTTTATTTGGGGTATGAAAGATAGTGAAGAATACAGAACTTTAGTTAAGCTTTGTATTGATACTGCCCATGCTTTAAACTTAAAGGTTGTTGCAGAGGGAGTTGAAACAGTAGAAGACTTAGTTTTATTAAAATATATGAAGGCTGACTTTATTCAAGGATACCTTTTTTCTAAGCCACTACCAAAGCATATAATAGAAGCAACTGTATTACAATAAAAAAATTAATTTTGAAGAGTAAAAGTATAAAACTTTTGCTCTTTTTTTTTCGTCAAAAAATTTAGGGATTTTAACAAAAACGCCGTATAATAAATTATAATGTTAAATAAAATTTAGGAGGAAAGTATGGAAAGAATTAATACTTTAAAAAACGAGATTTCTAAAAAGGTAATTGGACAAAAAGACATGGTCGAAAAAATTCTGATAGGAATCTTAACAGGAAACCATATTCTATTAGAAGGTCTTCCTGGATTAGCAAAATCACTGACAGTAAACACAATAGCGGAAACTTTAGGATTAAGTTTTTCAAGAATTCAATTTACACCAGATTTATTACCTAGTGATATTGTAGGAACAGAGATGTATAATGAAAAGACAGGAGATTTTAGTGTAAAAAAAGGGCCTATATTTGCTAATATAGTTTTAGCTGATGAAATAAACAGAGCTCCTGCGAAGGTTCAATCTGCTCTTTTAGAAGCTATGCAAGAGAAACAAGTTACAATAGCTAGTGAGACATTTAAATTAGATAAACCATTTATAGTTTTAGCAACTCAAAACCCTATAGAGCAAGATGGAACATACCCGTTACCAGAAGCTCAACAAGATAGATTTTTAATGAAAGTGAAAATAGAGTATCCTACATATGAAGAGGAGATGGAAATACTTGATCTACTAACAGGTGAAAAAGAGTTTTCAGATATTCCTATAAATACAATTGTATCTCTACAGGATTTAGAAGAAATCAAAGAAACAATAAAGAAAGTTGTTATAGATCAAAAATTAAAAAAATATATTTTAGATATTGTATTTAAGACTAGAGAGCACTCTGATTATATAGCTTGTGGAGCTTCTCCTAGAGCTAGTATAAGCTTGGTTATAGCATCTAAAGCTGCTGCATTTTTAGATGGAAGAGATTTTGTAATGCCACAAGATATAAAGAAAGTTATTTATGATGTATTACGTCATAGACTTATTTTAACATATGAAGCTGAAGCAGAGGATAAAAAGGTAGAAGATATAATAGATGATATACTAAAAACAGTTATTTTACCATAAGGAGAGGCTATGGATAATAAATTAGAGAGTAAAAAGGAACTTTTAAAAAAGATAAAAAATATCGAAATAAAAGCTACTATTTTATCTGATAATATTTTTGCAGGACAGTATCAATCTTGTTTAAAAGGAAATGGAATGGAGTTCTCAGATATTAGGAGATATGCTCCAGGAGATGATGTAAAAAAAATAGATTGGAAGGTTACTGCTAAACAAAGAAAAGCTTATGTAAAAGAGTTTGTAGAGGAGAGAGAACTTTCTGTCTTTTTATTAGTTGACATATCAGCGTCTAATAGATTCAAAGAGAAATTAGACCTTATAACAGAATTAGTTGGAAGTTTAGCATTTAGTGCTAATAAAAACGGTGATAGAGTAGGAGCACTATTTTTTTCTAATCAAATTGAGAGAGTTATTCCATTAAAAAAAGGGAAAAAACATACATTATCTATAATTGAAAATTTATTGACGATTAATCCCAAAGGGGATAAAACAGATATTGCTATGGCTTTAAGATACTTTGGAAAAGTTTTTAAAAGAAGATCAGTTATCTTCCTAATATCAGATTTTTTAGATGATAACTATGAAAAAGAGTTAAAAATACTATCTCAACGACATGAAATTATACCAGTTAGAATTGGTGATAAAAAATATGAATCACTTCCAATTGGAGCTATTTTTACTTTAGAAGATGCTGAAACTGGAGAACAAATAGTTGTTGAAAATTATAAAGAGAATAGTAGTAATATAAATATAAATAATATTTCCAATGGAATAAATTTATATGTTGGAGAGGATTATGTAAAAGAGATTTCAAAATTCTTTAATAGAGGGAGAGTGCGATGAAAAAAATAGCTATTGGTATTTTTCTTTTACTTTCTCTACTATCTTTTAGCAAAGAGTATAATATAGGTGATAAAATCACTCTAAAAATAGAGGGTGTTATTGATAAAGGTGAAATTGAAAAAGCTTTAGAAGATTACAAGATATCATCTTTAGAAAAGGATAAAGATGGTTCTTATATTGTAACATTTACTACATATAAAGTCGGTGAAAATGAAATCCAAATTGGTGATAAAAAACTGAAGATAGATGTAGTTTCAACAATAGAACCTTCTGAAAAAGAGATTTACGAAGCTCTTTCAAACCCTAATAATACATATATAGAAACTGATTATCCACATATGGGAATTTTAGCAACTATAGCAGGAATAATTGCTGTTATAACAGCATTTTTTATGCATTTAGTGGATAGAGCTAAAGATCCATATATTATATTTAAAAAAGGGATGTCTAAAGTCAATGAATCCAATTGGAAAGAGAAGATTAGTTTAGAATTACGTAGATATATAGATAATATGTATGGAACTAATTTCTTAGGAGGAGAATACAATATTGTCTCTCCTATAACTGAAGAGGATATTGATTTTATTAAAAATATGGATTATTTAAAATTTGCCCCTAATAGAGATGGTGATTATTTAGAATATAAAAAGAGAACCTTTGAAATAGTAGAGAGATTAAGAAAGGAGAAAAAGAACAGTGTATAACTTTAAGATGCCATATATATTAGTACTGATTCCTATAGTTACCTATCTTTTTTTTAGAAAAAGATCTCAAGGTGCTATTAAGGTTCCAGGGATACAAATTATCAAAAAATATTCAAAAGGAAGTAAAAAACATCTTTTAGGACGAGTTTTTATGTATTTATCTACTGTATTTATGATTCTAGCTTTGGCTCGTCCTCAGCTTACAACAGAGGGAAAAGTTGTAAAAAAAGATGGAATAGATATAGCAATAGCCTTAGATCTTTCTAAATCTATGGAAGCTAGAGATTTTAATCCTAATAGATTAGAAAAATCTAAAGAGTTATTAAAAGAGTTCATTGATAAAAGACCAAATGACAGATTATCTTTAGTTGTGTTTGGAGGAGAGGCTTATACAAAGGTCCCATTGACATTTGACCATAGTGTATTAAAAAATATGATTTCAAATATAACAACAGATGATATAACAAGTAACAATAGAACCGCTATTGGTATGGGATTAGGAGTAGCATTAAATAGACTAAAAGACTCTGATTCAAAATCTAAAGTTATAATATTAATGACAGATGGTGAAAATAACTCTGGTGAAATGAGCCCTGTAGGAGCAGCTGAAGTAGCTAAAGAGTTAGGAATAAAAGTTTATACAATTGGAATTGGAGCTAGAGAGATTGCAATTCCAGGGTTCTTTGGAACTTCATATATTGAAAATAAAGAACTTGATGAAAATCTTTTAAATCTTATTGCAGAAAAAACAAATGGAAAATATTTTAGAGCTAGTGATTCTAAAGAGTTTCAAAATATTTTTAACGAAATAAATAACTTAGAAAAAAGTAAAATAGACAGTAGAAGTATCTATGATATAACAGAATATTTTGAAGAGTTATTAAAAATTGCCTTAGTTTTATTTTTATTAGGTGTATTTTTCGAATATTTTAAATATATAAGAATACCTTAGGAGGGATAGTTATGGAGTTTGGAAACACAGCTAGTATTAAATTTGTAGTTATCCCTATTTTAACTGTTTTATTTTTAATATTAGGAGTAAGAAAAAGAGAGAAAATATTAGAGAGAATAGGTTGGAAAAAGGATACTATCATTATGATTGTTAAAACACTTTTTCTTTCTTTAGGTGGAATTTTAGTATTTATAGCACTACTTTCACCACAAAAGTTAAAAGAGGAGGAAAAAATAGCAATTCAAGGAAGTGACCTATATGTTCTAATGGATATATCTAAGTCTATGTTAGCTGAAGATACTTATCCAAATAGATTGGAAATAAGTAAAAAAGAATTAAAAGAGATTTTAAATAATCTTAAGGGAGATAGAGTTGGAATTATTCCATTTTCTGATAGTGCTTATGTTCAAATGCCTTTAACTGATGATTATTTTATGGCAATAAATTATATTGATGCAATAGATAGTAAGCTTATTTCAGGTGGTGGAACAGAGCTTTTAGAAGCTTTAAAATTAGCAAATAACTCTTTTGAAAAAACAGATGCAAAAGATAAAAATGTTATTATTTTTTCAGATGGTGGAGAGAGAAATCCTGAAATTTTAAAGTATGTTAAAGATAATCACATTAAGACTTTTATCTTTGGAGTTGGAACTGATGAAGGAAGTGTAATTCCAATAGATAATGGATTTATAAAAGATAACAGTGGAAATATAGTTGTATCTAAATTGAATGATAATTTTTTAAAAGAGTTAGCTAGAGAGAGTGGTGGACAATATTATTCTTTAAATAACTTGAATACAGGCAATTATCAAAAGTTAATTGCTGATATTGGTAAACTAGATAAAACCTCTCAAAGAGATGAAAAATTAAATATTTATGAACAGTATTATCAATATCCATTGGGAGCAGGACTTTTATTGATACTTATTGGATATTTTTTAAGAAGAAAAGAGAAGGAGGGAGAATATGTTTAGAAAAATATTAGTTCTTCTTCTAGGAATATTTTTAATTATATTTGGGATTCTAAAATTAAAAAGAGATAAAGCAATTGAAGAACCTGGATATTTAAAATTTATGAATGGTAACTCATTAGTAAAAGAAAATAAAACTAAAGAGGCTCTAGAAGAGTATAAATTAGCTATGGATACAAATGAGGATATAAATATAAAAAAGAATTTTGAAATTATTAAAAATAAAGTTGAAGAAGAAAAACAAAATCAACAACAGGATAACAAACAAGAAAATCAAGATCAAAAAAATAATGAAAATGAACAGCAAAACCAGCAACAAGATCAACAAAACAAAAACAATTCACAAGATAATAATAAACAAAATGAACAGCAAAAAAATGAGCAAAATAATAAAGATGAAAAAGATAGTCAACAGTATAATCAGAAGCAAGATGGAAATCAAAAGAATGATGAGAAGCAACAGCAAAATCAACAAAATCAGCAAGATAATCAAGAAAATAAAAGTGACTCACAAAATAGTAATGAGAAAAAAGAGTTAACTCCAGAGGAGAGAGCTATGAAGCAAAAAGAAGAGGAGTTAAGAAGCATTATGCAAAGACTTGAAGGAAACGAAAAGCAAGCTTTTAAGAATAATGAGAGAGTTTTAAACACAAGCGAAAATAAAAATAGTGAAAATAGATGGTAGAGGAGAGCAGAATGAAAAAAATTAATTTATTTTTAATAATGTTAATGCTTTGTAAATTAACTTTTTCTGAATTAATATTAAACTCTTCTAATTTATCTCCTTCAAAATATGAAGTTTTTAATTTAGAAGTTTCATTTGTAAATGAAGATAAAGAAAGATACAAAATAGATGGCTTGGAAAATTTTGATGTTTTATCCAAAGGTTCTAGTAACAGTTATAATGTAATCAATGGAAAAACAACATCAGTTAAAAGTGATGTTTATAGATTAAAGCCAAAGAAAGATGGTGAATTTACACTAAAAGTTAT
This region of Cetobacterium somerae ATCC BAA-474 genomic DNA includes:
- a CDS encoding vWA domain-containing protein, with translation MEFGNTASIKFVVIPILTVLFLILGVRKREKILERIGWKKDTIIMIVKTLFLSLGGILVFIALLSPQKLKEEEKIAIQGSDLYVLMDISKSMLAEDTYPNRLEISKKELKEILNNLKGDRVGIIPFSDSAYVQMPLTDDYFMAINYIDAIDSKLISGGGTELLEALKLANNSFEKTDAKDKNVIIFSDGGERNPEILKYVKDNHIKTFIFGVGTDEGSVIPIDNGFIKDNSGNIVVSKLNDNFLKELARESGGQYYSLNNLNTGNYQKLIADIGKLDKTSQRDEKLNIYEQYYQYPLGAGLLLILIGYFLRRKEKEGEYV
- a CDS encoding AAA family ATPase; protein product: MERINTLKNEISKKVIGQKDMVEKILIGILTGNHILLEGLPGLAKSLTVNTIAETLGLSFSRIQFTPDLLPSDIVGTEMYNEKTGDFSVKKGPIFANIVLADEINRAPAKVQSALLEAMQEKQVTIASETFKLDKPFIVLATQNPIEQDGTYPLPEAQQDRFLMKVKIEYPTYEEEMEILDLLTGEKEFSDIPINTIVSLQDLEEIKETIKKVVIDQKLKKYILDIVFKTREHSDYIACGASPRASISLVIASKAAAFLDGRDFVMPQDIKKVIYDVLRHRLILTYEAEAEDKKVEDIIDDILKTVILP
- a CDS encoding DUF58 domain-containing protein; translated protein: MDNKLESKKELLKKIKNIEIKATILSDNIFAGQYQSCLKGNGMEFSDIRRYAPGDDVKKIDWKVTAKQRKAYVKEFVEERELSVFLLVDISASNRFKEKLDLITELVGSLAFSANKNGDRVGALFFSNQIERVIPLKKGKKHTLSIIENLLTINPKGDKTDIAMALRYFGKVFKRRSVIFLISDFLDDNYEKELKILSQRHEIIPVRIGDKKYESLPIGAIFTLEDAETGEQIVVENYKENSSNININNISNGINLYVGEDYVKEISKFFNRGRVR
- a CDS encoding sensor domain-containing protein, with product MKKSKVLILHESESTKISLEELGLHLLQDYDFEFLNILDYLKSNFKIYDFIVFDSYNDYVFEYFKEKADRIIVSVNILKEERPSDYIKRGAGNFLLKPYSLKEIRLVLDQLKENLLIKEEAEENRLKFYTLLDNIPYMAWFKNKDSEYMIVNNEFKEHCGKDFETIRGKGDQFVWDGMIGENCRQYDLKVMTERKQLVFDEIIPGKKGYKQFNIYKVPVVDRKNNILGTMGIAKDITDLKNKDVKFDILLENMPFAVFTKNRNGDIIQNNSTFYKLTDVNRFSYISLKEEDFLGKEHKESIEIEDKDVIHNKSNISLVRTLKTKNGEKIVEVFKSPIIDISGEVIGIVCTMRDVTEMKSQEAKIKRMAYTDSLTGLANRRGLYNYVESQLVRKYSDVTIMFMDLDNFKSLNDSFGHQHGDKILIEFGEDLQTICRDGFVSRIGGDEFVIVWEGKLNKELATDMAEKILNLLSGKKRKFNKLSASIGIVTGNTGEETIDNFLTKGDLALYKAKDQGKNQYVFYNRDLDKKRCLNEEIEQDLRNALDKDELELHYQPQYTCSKELVGLEALLRWNNDKYRKVPIVDIINIMEKSTLIDEIGKFIIKSAFSFAKKINENREKKVIVSVNISAVQIMKHNFVRTIKKIITETEVNPSYVGIEITETVLLQNIGENILKIKELKDIGIKISLDDFGTGYSSFSYLVKIPLSNIKIDKSFIWGMKDSEEYRTLVKLCIDTAHALNLKVVAEGVETVEDLVLLKYMKADFIQGYLFSKPLPKHIIEATVLQ
- a CDS encoding vWA domain-containing protein; the protein is MYNFKMPYILVLIPIVTYLFFRKRSQGAIKVPGIQIIKKYSKGSKKHLLGRVFMYLSTVFMILALARPQLTTEGKVVKKDGIDIAIALDLSKSMEARDFNPNRLEKSKELLKEFIDKRPNDRLSLVVFGGEAYTKVPLTFDHSVLKNMISNITTDDITSNNRTAIGMGLGVALNRLKDSDSKSKVIILMTDGENNSGEMSPVGAAEVAKELGIKVYTIGIGAREIAIPGFFGTSYIENKELDENLLNLIAEKTNGKYFRASDSKEFQNIFNEINNLEKSKIDSRSIYDITEYFEELLKIALVLFLLGVFFEYFKYIRIP